A genome region from Streptomyces xanthophaeus includes the following:
- the rpsO gene encoding 30S ribosomal protein S15 — protein sequence MPLDAATKKQIITEFGAKEGDTGSPEVQVAMLSRRISDLTEHLKTHKHDHHSRRGLLILVGQRRRLLQYLAKKDIQRFRTLVERLGIRRGAAGAK from the coding sequence GTGCCGCTCGACGCCGCTACGAAGAAGCAGATCATCACCGAGTTCGGTGCCAAGGAGGGCGACACCGGCTCCCCCGAGGTCCAGGTTGCGATGCTCTCCCGCCGCATCTCGGACCTGACCGAGCACCTCAAGACGCACAAGCACGACCACCACTCCCGTCGTGGTCTGCTGATCCTGGTCGGCCAGCGTCGCCGCCTGCTGCAGTACCTGGCCAAGAAGGACATCCAGCGCTTCCGTACGCTGGTCGAGCGCCTCGGCATCCGCCGCGGTGCGGCCGGCGCCAAGTAA
- the eccD gene encoding type VII secretion integral membrane protein EccD — protein MSTAATTGFCRVTVVAPDSRIDVALPEDIAVADVYPELLRLTGQTQPVGAPTGFHLVRRSGTVLDGARTLAGQQVLDGEVLSLRPFAESLPPAVFDDVSDAVASAVVRDRHRWSDDMLRGAGLAGAAVLLVMLGFVLWYADPLRHDMHGLPGIIAGAVGILLTAVAGVRARVYRDRLSAVALGLGALPHLVIAGSGIIAPAVGQGPGRLQFLLGCVCALIASVALVALTPSGDAPFVAATFVAATGTLATFVAIATEASATHTAAVCAPVAIGLVAFLPGLSARFARLPIGYSAPQSATEDYETPDRYETEPHGEQPGSDHHEPGSAPLDAEAIAAQARRGHEMLLGLVGGCAAVAVGAAAVLGFSENTWGRLLALATGLAMLLRARLFRYTSQVVCALTAGLVAIALLILGMALHPPTDLLEALLREQDHSGLDLRTIWLTAAVAAGAALLAGIALVIPRKGLSPFWGRLLDLTEAAVLLSLVPLTLAVLDVYSRARALTS, from the coding sequence GTGAGTACGGCCGCAACGACGGGTTTCTGCAGGGTCACCGTCGTGGCCCCCGACAGCCGCATCGACGTCGCCCTCCCCGAGGACATCGCCGTCGCCGACGTCTACCCCGAGCTGCTGCGCCTCACCGGCCAGACCCAGCCGGTGGGCGCCCCGACCGGCTTCCACCTCGTACGCCGCTCCGGCACCGTCCTCGACGGCGCCCGCACCCTCGCCGGCCAGCAGGTCCTCGACGGAGAGGTGCTGAGCCTGCGCCCCTTCGCCGAGTCCCTGCCGCCCGCCGTGTTCGACGACGTGTCCGACGCCGTCGCCTCCGCCGTCGTCCGCGACCGGCACCGCTGGAGCGACGACATGCTCCGCGGCGCGGGCCTGGCCGGCGCCGCCGTGCTGCTCGTCATGCTGGGCTTCGTCCTCTGGTACGCCGATCCGCTGCGCCACGACATGCACGGACTGCCCGGGATCATCGCGGGCGCCGTCGGCATCCTGCTCACCGCCGTCGCCGGAGTGCGCGCCCGCGTCTACCGCGACCGCCTCTCCGCCGTCGCGCTCGGCCTCGGCGCCCTCCCGCACCTGGTGATCGCCGGCTCCGGGATCATCGCCCCGGCCGTCGGCCAGGGACCCGGGCGCCTCCAGTTCCTGCTCGGCTGCGTCTGCGCCCTGATCGCCTCCGTCGCCCTGGTCGCGCTCACCCCCAGCGGCGACGCCCCCTTCGTCGCGGCCACCTTCGTCGCCGCCACCGGAACCCTCGCCACCTTCGTGGCCATCGCCACCGAGGCCTCCGCCACCCACACCGCCGCCGTCTGCGCCCCCGTCGCCATCGGCCTCGTCGCCTTCCTCCCCGGCCTCTCGGCCCGCTTCGCCCGCCTGCCCATCGGCTACAGCGCCCCGCAGAGCGCCACCGAGGACTACGAGACCCCGGACCGCTACGAGACCGAGCCGCACGGTGAGCAGCCCGGCTCCGACCACCACGAGCCGGGCTCCGCCCCGCTCGACGCCGAGGCCATCGCCGCCCAGGCCCGCCGCGGCCACGAGATGCTGCTCGGCCTGGTCGGCGGCTGCGCCGCCGTCGCCGTCGGCGCCGCCGCCGTCCTCGGCTTCTCCGAGAACACCTGGGGCCGCCTGCTGGCGCTCGCCACCGGCCTCGCCATGCTGCTGCGCGCCCGCCTCTTCCGTTACACCTCCCAGGTGGTCTGCGCCCTGACCGCGGGCCTCGTCGCCATCGCGCTGCTGATCCTGGGCATGGCCCTGCACCCGCCGACCGACCTGCTCGAAGCCCTCCTGCGGGAGCAGGACCACAGCGGCCTGGACCTCCGTACGATCTGGCTGACCGCCGCCGTCGCCGCCGGCGCGGCCCTCCTCGCGGGAATTGCGCTTGTCATCCCCCGCAAGGGCCTGTCACCCTTCTGGGGAAGGCTGCTCGACCTCACCGAGGCGGCGGTTCTGCTCAGCCTGGTGCCCCTTACCCTGGCTGTGCTGGACGTCTACTCCCGGGCCCGCGCTCTCACCAGCTGA
- the eccCa gene encoding type VII secretion protein EccCa yields MSQIVVKRPPRSLPPEVPAEELRLEAPPELPRGQQEGMLMQLLPMLGMGSSVVFFFMPGAAPFMRIMGVLMLASTVAMVVAQLARHRRGTQGQMADVRRDYLKYLAQTRRQVRRTARAQRDAQLYLHPAPEQLWSVVAEGSRLWERRVGDQDFGQARLGLGAQRLATPLVAPETAPVDELEPLTAGAMQRFLKVHSSLDGLPMALSIRAFYHVTVSGEPESARSTARAMVAQLATLHSPEDLMVAVMAAPGAVPAWDWTKWLPHTQVPGQVDGAGTKRLFGDDLVELEGLLASRLEGRPRFSREVSPVLDQPHLVVVLDGGMVPPDSVFATAEGLQGVTIVEVVAGELDEPRGGLSVVVRPGRLRLESGAGVAYEGVPDTLSLPAAEALARQLAPMRTGGGDDDEPLLANLDFTDLLNLGDAAAVDVARTWRPRSAGERLRVPIGVGEDGAPVMLDLKEAAQEGMGPHGLCVGATGSGKSELLRTLVLGLAVTHTSETLNFVLADFKGGATFTGMGQMPHVAAVITNLADDLTLVDRMGDSIRGELQRRQELLRSAGNYANIHDYEKARAAGAPLEPLASLVLVIDEFSELLTAKPDFIDMFIQIGRIGRSLGVHLLLASQRLEEGKLRGLDTYLSYRIGLRTFSAAESRTAIGVPDAYHLPSVPGSGYLKFGTDEMTRFKAAYVSGTYRSGGPDLSVGQFPVERRPALFTAAPVPVVYAAPDPAYLAAQSVREDDALADTVLDVIVSRLEGQGVPAHQVWLPPLDQAPPLDQLLPALAPSPERGLHADGYTRPGGLVVPLGLIDKPFEQRREVLYRDFSGAAGHMMVVGGPQSGKSTLMRTLISSFALTHTPREVQFYALDFGGGSLSAVAELPHVGGIASRLDPERVRRTVAEVGGILNRREEFFRANNIDSIGTYRRRRAAGDLPGEPWGDVFLIVDGWGNFKGEYDGLEQIVTDIASRGLGYGIHVVITAARYMEVRAALKDQMLSRLELRLGDTMDSEFDRKVAANVPPGMPGRGQVAEKLHFLGALPRIDGSHDAGDLSEATAAFVEAVKQNWSGQAAPGVRLLPRLLHSDQLPKGGEHPDRGIAIGIDETNLEPVFVDFETDPFLLVFGESESGKTNLLRLIAKQISERYTPDQARLVVGDYRRSLLGALPEEHLLEYAPMASSLQMHMEALGGVFSRRQPPTDVTPQQLRDRSWWTGPDVYIVIDDFDLVATSQGNPLAPLVEFLPFARDTGVRFIIARNSAGASRSMYEPFMQRIKELGAQGIVLSGDPSEGDLVGTVRPRPMPPGRAYFASRRRGTSLVQLGRMPGHI; encoded by the coding sequence GTGAGCCAGATCGTCGTCAAACGCCCGCCGCGGTCCCTGCCGCCTGAGGTTCCGGCGGAGGAGCTGCGGCTGGAAGCTCCGCCCGAACTTCCGCGCGGGCAGCAGGAGGGCATGCTGATGCAGCTCCTGCCGATGCTCGGCATGGGCTCCTCCGTCGTCTTCTTCTTCATGCCGGGCGCGGCCCCCTTCATGCGCATCATGGGTGTGCTGATGCTGGCGTCGACGGTGGCCATGGTCGTGGCCCAGTTGGCGCGACACCGGCGCGGTACACAGGGGCAAATGGCCGATGTGCGCCGGGACTACCTCAAATATCTCGCGCAGACGCGCCGTCAGGTACGCCGGACCGCGCGGGCGCAGCGTGACGCGCAGCTGTATCTGCACCCGGCTCCCGAGCAGTTGTGGTCGGTGGTGGCGGAGGGCTCCCGGCTGTGGGAGCGGCGGGTCGGCGACCAGGACTTCGGGCAGGCCCGGCTCGGGCTGGGCGCGCAGCGCCTGGCGACCCCGCTGGTGGCGCCGGAGACCGCTCCGGTGGACGAGCTGGAGCCGCTGACCGCGGGCGCGATGCAGCGGTTCCTGAAGGTGCACTCCTCGCTGGACGGGCTGCCGATGGCGCTGTCGATCCGCGCCTTCTACCACGTGACGGTGTCCGGGGAGCCGGAGTCCGCGCGCAGTACGGCGCGGGCGATGGTGGCGCAGCTGGCGACGCTGCACTCCCCCGAGGACCTGATGGTGGCCGTGATGGCGGCGCCGGGTGCGGTGCCCGCGTGGGACTGGACGAAGTGGCTGCCGCACACGCAGGTCCCGGGCCAGGTCGACGGGGCCGGCACGAAGCGGCTGTTCGGCGACGACCTCGTCGAGCTGGAGGGGCTGCTGGCCTCCCGGCTGGAGGGCAGGCCGCGGTTCAGCCGCGAGGTGTCCCCGGTGCTGGACCAGCCGCACCTGGTGGTCGTGCTGGACGGTGGCATGGTGCCGCCGGACTCGGTGTTCGCCACGGCCGAGGGCCTGCAGGGCGTCACCATCGTCGAGGTGGTCGCGGGCGAGCTGGATGAGCCGCGCGGCGGGCTGTCGGTCGTGGTGCGGCCGGGCCGGCTGCGTCTGGAGTCGGGCGCGGGGGTCGCGTACGAGGGCGTGCCGGACACGCTGTCGCTGCCCGCGGCGGAGGCGCTGGCCCGGCAGCTGGCGCCGATGCGCACGGGCGGCGGGGACGACGACGAGCCGCTGCTGGCCAATCTGGACTTCACCGACCTGCTGAACCTGGGCGACGCGGCCGCGGTCGACGTCGCGCGGACCTGGCGGCCGAGGTCGGCCGGTGAGCGGCTGCGCGTGCCGATCGGTGTCGGTGAGGACGGCGCCCCGGTCATGCTGGACCTGAAGGAGGCCGCGCAGGAGGGCATGGGTCCGCATGGTCTGTGTGTGGGCGCGACCGGTTCCGGCAAGTCGGAGCTGCTGCGCACGCTGGTGCTGGGTCTGGCGGTCACGCACACCTCGGAGACCCTGAACTTCGTACTCGCCGACTTCAAGGGCGGTGCGACCTTCACGGGTATGGGGCAGATGCCGCACGTCGCAGCGGTGATCACCAACCTGGCCGACGACCTCACGCTCGTGGACCGCATGGGCGACTCGATCCGCGGTGAGCTGCAGCGCCGTCAGGAGCTGCTGCGTTCGGCGGGCAACTACGCGAACATCCACGACTACGAGAAGGCCCGCGCGGCAGGTGCCCCGCTGGAGCCGCTGGCCTCCCTGGTGCTGGTCATCGACGAGTTCAGCGAGCTGCTGACGGCGAAGCCGGACTTCATCGACATGTTCATCCAGATCGGCCGCATCGGCCGTTCGCTGGGTGTGCACCTGCTGCTGGCCTCGCAGCGCCTGGAAGAGGGCAAGCTGCGCGGTCTGGACACGTACCTGTCGTACCGGATCGGTCTGCGGACCTTCTCGGCGGCCGAGTCGCGGACCGCGATCGGCGTGCCGGACGCCTATCACCTGCCGTCGGTGCCCGGTTCGGGCTATCTGAAGTTCGGTACGGACGAGATGACCCGTTTCAAGGCGGCGTACGTCTCGGGCACCTACCGTTCGGGCGGGCCGGACCTGTCGGTCGGGCAGTTCCCGGTGGAGCGGCGGCCCGCGCTGTTCACGGCGGCCCCGGTGCCGGTGGTGTACGCGGCCCCGGACCCGGCGTACCTGGCGGCCCAGTCGGTGCGCGAGGACGACGCGCTGGCGGACACGGTGCTGGACGTGATCGTGAGCCGGCTGGAAGGTCAGGGGGTGCCGGCGCACCAGGTGTGGCTGCCGCCGCTCGACCAGGCGCCGCCGCTGGACCAGCTGCTGCCGGCGCTGGCGCCGAGCCCGGAGCGCGGGCTGCACGCGGACGGGTACACGCGGCCCGGCGGGCTCGTGGTGCCGCTCGGCCTCATCGACAAGCCCTTCGAGCAGCGGCGCGAGGTGCTGTACCGGGACTTCTCCGGTGCGGCGGGCCACATGATGGTCGTCGGCGGTCCGCAGTCGGGCAAGTCGACGCTGATGCGGACGCTGATCTCCTCCTTCGCGCTCACCCACACCCCGCGCGAAGTGCAGTTCTACGCGCTGGACTTCGGTGGTGGCAGCCTGTCGGCGGTGGCCGAGCTGCCGCACGTGGGCGGGATCGCCTCGCGTCTGGACCCGGAACGGGTACGGCGTACGGTCGCGGAGGTGGGGGGCATCCTCAACCGCCGCGAGGAGTTCTTCCGCGCGAACAACATCGACTCGATCGGCACCTACCGGCGGCGCCGGGCGGCGGGCGACCTGCCTGGTGAGCCGTGGGGCGACGTGTTCCTGATCGTCGACGGCTGGGGCAACTTCAAGGGCGAGTACGACGGCCTGGAGCAGATCGTCACGGACATCGCCTCCCGTGGTCTGGGCTACGGCATCCACGTGGTGATCACGGCGGCGCGCTACATGGAGGTCCGGGCCGCGCTCAAGGACCAGATGCTCAGCCGGCTGGAGCTGCGGCTCGGCGACACCATGGACTCCGAGTTCGACCGGAAGGTCGCGGCGAACGTCCCGCCCGGGATGCCGGGCCGCGGTCAGGTGGCGGAGAAGCTGCACTTCCTGGGCGCGCTGCCGCGGATCGACGGCTCGCACGACGCGGGGGACCTGTCGGAGGCCACAGCCGCCTTCGTGGAAGCGGTGAAGCAGAACTGGTCGGGGCAGGCGGCTCCGGGCGTGCGGCTGCTGCCGCGGCTGCTCCACTCCGACCAGCTGCCCAAGGGCGGGGAGCACCCCGACCGCGGGATCGCGATCGGTATCGACGAGACGAACCTGGAGCCGGTCTTCGTCGACTTCGAGACCGACCCCTTCCTCCTCGTCTTCGGCGAGAGCGAGTCGGGCAAGACGAACCTGCTGCGGCTCATCGCCAAGCAGATCTCCGAGCGCTACACGCCGGACCAGGCGCGCCTGGTCGTCGGCGACTACCGGCGGAGCCTGCTCGGGGCACTGCCGGAGGAGCACCTGCTGGAGTACGCGCCGATGGCGAGCTCCCTGCAGATGCACATGGAGGCGCTGGGCGGGGTGTTCTCGCGCCGGCAGCCGCCGACCGACGTCACCCCGCAGCAGCTGCGTGACCGCAGCTGGTGGACGGGTCCGGACGTGTACATCGTGATCGACGACTTCGACCTGGTGGCCACCAGCCAGGGCAATCCGCTGGCGCCGCTGGTGGAGTTCCTGCCGTTCGCGCGGGACACGGGCGTCCGCTTCATCATCGCCCGCAACTCGGCGGGTGCCTCGCGTTCGATGTACGAGCCGTTCATGCAGCGGATCAAGGAGCTGGGCGCGCAGGGCATCGTGCTGTCCGGCGACCCGTCCGAGGGCGACCTCGTCGGCACCGTGCGGCCGCGTCCGATGCCGCCGGGTCGGGCGTACTTCGCCTCGCGCCGGCGGGGGACGTCGCTGGTGCAGCTCGGGCGGATGCCGGGCCACATCTGA
- a CDS encoding DUF397 domain-containing protein, giving the protein MGTQQEKDELYALDISGVEWEGPPGTSPDEERVEIARLPEGAVAMRSSLDRDTVLRYTAAEWEAFVLGARDGEFDLDRHRP; this is encoded by the coding sequence ATGGGCACCCAGCAGGAGAAGGACGAGCTGTACGCGCTCGACATCAGCGGCGTGGAGTGGGAGGGGCCGCCCGGGACCAGCCCGGACGAGGAGCGGGTCGAGATCGCCCGGCTTCCCGAGGGGGCGGTGGCCATGCGGTCCTCGCTGGACCGGGACACGGTGCTGCGCTACACGGCCGCCGAGTGGGAGGCCTTCGTACTGGGGGCCAGGGACGGGGAGTTCGACCTCGACCGGCACCGTCCCTGA
- a CDS encoding WXG100 family type VII secretion target → MAADDGHTKVRYDSVQLMANRIRQVSKNIIDDLEAMERAVKVVTDTWDGDAHAQYVDLQGKYRTKADHIKDMLEKVAQLVERGKDDYRATDKKASQLFTEAF, encoded by the coding sequence ATGGCTGCCGACGACGGCCACACAAAGGTCCGGTATGACAGCGTCCAGCTGATGGCCAACCGCATCCGCCAGGTCTCGAAGAACATCATCGACGACCTGGAAGCGATGGAGCGGGCGGTAAAGGTCGTCACGGACACCTGGGACGGCGACGCGCACGCCCAGTACGTCGATCTCCAGGGCAAGTACCGCACCAAGGCCGACCACATCAAGGACATGCTGGAGAAGGTCGCCCAGCTCGTCGAGCGCGGCAAGGACGACTACCGCGCCACCGACAAGAAGGCCTCGCAGCTGTTCACCGAGGCCTTCTGA
- the mycP gene encoding type VII secretion-associated serine protease mycosin — MTRTHAPRRTLLAAAFALTLASGTTGTAAVAAAAAAPQPPYVLSLDGAGECTFPMKKQIEDRPWALQRLLLDELWAQTKGKDKSGNSVRVAVIDTGVDRANPQLSAAIDTGAGKDFVDPKGGDGTVDTVGHGTKVAGLIAARPQQGTGFVGLAPDSTIIPIRQNDGQGKGNAANLSQAIDHAVAKGAQVINISQDTDAQLSADSDLGKSVQKAIAANVVVVASAGNDGMSGQKRKTYPAAFPGVLAVGASDRNNERAGFSQPGDFIGVAAPGVDMVSTVPGFGQCIDNGTSFSAPYVAGVAALLRAKHADWSAQQIVWQIQNTAERAVNGRDDYVGWGVIDPVRALSHDQQAPKAPVPDPGPPPAAAPEAAPLRLTETAQERQERYGTYALGIGAILIAVIAGTATVVRDARRRKRRLQ; from the coding sequence ATGACCCGGACCCACGCGCCCCGGCGGACCCTCCTGGCCGCCGCGTTCGCCCTCACCCTTGCCTCGGGCACCACGGGCACGGCCGCCGTCGCGGCCGCGGCCGCCGCGCCGCAGCCCCCGTACGTCCTGAGCCTCGACGGCGCGGGGGAGTGCACCTTCCCGATGAAGAAGCAGATCGAGGACCGGCCCTGGGCCCTCCAGCGGCTGCTGCTCGACGAGCTCTGGGCGCAGACCAAGGGCAAGGACAAGAGCGGCAACAGCGTCCGCGTCGCGGTCATCGACACCGGCGTGGACCGGGCGAACCCGCAGCTCAGCGCGGCCATCGACACGGGAGCCGGCAAGGACTTCGTCGACCCCAAGGGCGGCGACGGCACGGTCGACACCGTCGGCCACGGCACCAAGGTCGCCGGGCTGATCGCGGCCCGCCCCCAGCAGGGCACCGGCTTCGTCGGCCTGGCCCCGGACTCCACGATCATCCCGATCCGGCAGAACGACGGTCAGGGCAAGGGCAACGCCGCGAACCTGAGCCAGGCCATCGACCACGCGGTGGCCAAGGGCGCCCAAGTGATCAACATCTCCCAGGACACCGACGCGCAGCTGTCCGCCGACTCCGATCTCGGCAAGTCGGTCCAGAAGGCCATAGCCGCCAACGTCGTGGTGGTGGCCTCGGCGGGCAACGACGGCATGAGCGGCCAGAAGCGCAAGACCTACCCGGCGGCCTTCCCCGGCGTGCTCGCCGTGGGGGCCTCGGACCGCAACAACGAGCGGGCCGGGTTCTCCCAGCCCGGCGACTTCATCGGGGTGGCGGCGCCCGGCGTCGACATGGTCTCCACCGTCCCCGGCTTCGGCCAGTGCATCGACAACGGCACCAGCTTCTCCGCGCCGTACGTCGCCGGCGTCGCCGCCCTGCTGCGCGCCAAGCATGCGGACTGGTCCGCGCAGCAGATCGTCTGGCAGATCCAGAACACCGCCGAACGCGCGGTCAACGGCCGTGACGACTACGTGGGTTGGGGCGTCATCGACCCGGTGCGCGCGCTCTCCCACGACCAGCAGGCCCCCAAGGCCCCGGTCCCCGACCCCGGCCCGCCCCCGGCGGCCGCCCCGGAGGCGGCGCCGCTGCGACTCACGGAGACGGCCCAGGAGCGCCAGGAGCGGTACGGCACGTACGCTCTCGGCATCGGGGCGATCCTGATCGCCGTCATCGCCGGAACGGCGACGGTCGTCCGCGACGCCCGTCGCCGCAAGCGCCGTTTGCAGTGA
- the eccB gene encoding type VII secretion protein EccB — protein MASRRDELNAYTFAKRRTVAAFLQPSATGTEEGAPRPLRAVLPGLIVGALVLAGFGAWGMFKPTAPKGWAEPGTSVIVGKDSTTRYVVLTTKVGGKDQTRLHPVLNLASARLLLDPAKFKVIQVQDKVLDAGNPPRGPIIGIPYAPDRLPSKEDAGKAKRWAVCQQPGGNGRGVQTATFVLADREAVKTDDARRLTDTQSLYVQSTAAGQERYLVDAAGTKYKFPEGTPAAGTMTNALVGTGATPQQVSPEWLGTLNAGDDLSFPPLPGKAGADAGVKGLGTADNKVGMVLKAQTGAGAQHYVVLPGKVAPVSDFVAWLLISAPATDGLNMHGKPREVDLQSINPDAAPFAADVKWPQKKTERINQTTPPAGAQSGGDNNRDTVCSVLRSVDAQGNQTLSTWAGTGFPIDITASGTSAYVTPGSGLLYTQVQGKQTTAGGSLFLVTDTGLRYAVQANGDSDAEQSKIGAPDQSKAATDGRPEASQAQVRLGYGGVNPAMVPIAWSEFLSKGPRLDTNSARQPQGS, from the coding sequence ATGGCATCACGACGTGATGAGCTCAACGCGTACACCTTTGCGAAGCGGCGCACGGTGGCCGCGTTCCTCCAGCCATCCGCCACGGGTACCGAGGAAGGCGCGCCGCGCCCGCTGCGCGCGGTCCTTCCCGGGCTGATCGTCGGCGCGCTCGTGCTCGCCGGATTCGGCGCCTGGGGCATGTTCAAGCCGACGGCCCCCAAGGGCTGGGCGGAGCCGGGGACCAGTGTCATCGTCGGCAAGGACTCGACGACCCGGTACGTGGTCCTGACGACGAAGGTGGGAGGCAAGGACCAAACCCGGCTGCATCCGGTGCTGAACCTCGCCTCGGCCCGACTCCTTCTGGATCCGGCGAAGTTCAAGGTGATCCAGGTCCAGGACAAGGTCCTGGACGCGGGCAACCCGCCGCGCGGCCCCATCATCGGCATTCCGTACGCCCCCGACCGGCTCCCCTCCAAGGAGGACGCGGGCAAGGCCAAGCGCTGGGCCGTCTGCCAGCAGCCGGGCGGCAACGGCCGGGGCGTGCAGACCGCCACCTTCGTGCTCGCCGACCGCGAGGCGGTCAAGACGGACGACGCCCGCAGGCTCACCGACACCCAGTCGCTGTACGTGCAGAGCACGGCCGCGGGCCAGGAGCGCTACCTGGTCGACGCGGCCGGGACGAAGTACAAGTTCCCGGAGGGCACCCCGGCGGCCGGGACGATGACCAACGCGCTCGTCGGCACCGGCGCCACCCCGCAGCAGGTCAGCCCGGAATGGCTGGGGACCCTCAACGCGGGCGACGACCTGTCCTTCCCGCCGCTGCCCGGCAAGGCCGGTGCCGACGCCGGGGTGAAGGGTCTGGGCACCGCCGACAACAAGGTCGGGATGGTCCTCAAGGCCCAGACCGGCGCCGGCGCACAGCACTACGTGGTGCTGCCCGGCAAGGTCGCACCGGTCTCCGACTTCGTCGCCTGGCTGCTGATCTCGGCTCCCGCGACCGACGGCCTCAACATGCACGGCAAGCCCCGGGAGGTCGACCTCCAGTCGATCAACCCGGACGCCGCCCCCTTCGCCGCCGACGTCAAGTGGCCGCAGAAGAAGACCGAACGGATCAACCAGACGACGCCGCCCGCCGGCGCCCAGTCCGGCGGGGACAACAACCGCGACACGGTCTGCAGCGTCCTGCGTTCGGTCGACGCCCAGGGCAACCAGACCCTGAGCACGTGGGCCGGCACCGGCTTCCCGATCGACATCACCGCCAGCGGCACCAGCGCGTACGTCACCCCCGGCTCGGGTCTGCTGTACACCCAGGTCCAGGGCAAGCAGACCACGGCCGGCGGCTCCCTCTTCCTGGTCACCGACACCGGCCTGCGGTACGCCGTCCAGGCCAACGGCGACAGCGACGCCGAGCAGTCGAAGATCGGCGCCCCCGACCAGTCGAAGGCCGCCACGGACGGCCGCCCCGAGGCCAGCCAGGCACAGGTCCGGCTCGGCTACGGCGGCGTCAACCCGGCCATGGTGCCCATCGCCTGGTCGGAGTTCCTCTCCAAGGGGCCGCGCCTGGACACCAACTCCGCCCGTCAGCCCCAGGGTTCGTGA
- the eccE gene encoding type VII secretion protein EccE: MATATEQQTGAPAPARAGVTPHPKSSPGRFGPFRLQQLVLLQVAAAALLVAWVVEPLLLVPTGVLALVLVVLAVVRRHQRSLPEWIGGALALRSRRRRAASFTVPVGTEPGLAPLVEADPALRTLTFSDRDRRPVGMIGDGTFLTAVVQVDTDATALRPDRAARPLPLAVVRDILEVDGIRLESAQLVQHTQPAPAPHLPAQSMATRNYAPLQARTGTPAVRLTWIALKLDPELCPEAVTARGGGLAGAQRCLVRAADQLASRLAGAGFTATVLTEQELTAALATSSCANPMAITQAGRSNSTGRRTEETSRTWRCDDRRHTTYWIGRWPQLGGAGAAALPQFVALLTSLPALATNFSLTMAPAERQGVTLSGHVRVTGRSDEELIAARRELERTARGVKTGLVRLDREQVPGLLASLPLGGTR; encoded by the coding sequence ATGGCCACCGCGACGGAGCAGCAGACCGGCGCGCCCGCACCGGCACGCGCCGGGGTGACGCCGCATCCGAAGTCGAGCCCCGGCCGCTTCGGTCCGTTCCGACTGCAACAGCTCGTGCTCCTCCAAGTCGCTGCAGCCGCCTTGCTGGTGGCCTGGGTGGTCGAACCGCTGCTGCTGGTTCCCACCGGTGTCCTGGCGCTCGTCCTGGTGGTGCTCGCGGTCGTACGCCGCCACCAGCGCTCCCTGCCGGAGTGGATCGGCGGCGCGCTCGCGCTGCGTTCCCGCCGGCGCCGGGCCGCCTCCTTCACCGTGCCCGTGGGCACGGAGCCGGGGCTCGCCCCGCTGGTCGAGGCCGATCCGGCGCTGCGCACCCTCACCTTCAGCGACCGTGACCGGCGTCCGGTCGGGATGATCGGTGACGGGACCTTCCTGACCGCGGTCGTCCAGGTGGACACGGACGCCACCGCGCTGCGGCCCGACCGGGCGGCGCGGCCGCTGCCGCTCGCCGTCGTACGGGACATCCTCGAAGTGGACGGCATCCGGCTGGAGTCCGCGCAGCTCGTGCAGCACACCCAGCCGGCGCCGGCCCCGCACCTGCCCGCGCAGTCGATGGCGACCCGCAACTACGCACCGCTTCAGGCCCGGACGGGCACCCCGGCGGTCCGGCTGACGTGGATCGCCCTCAAGCTCGACCCGGAGCTGTGCCCGGAGGCCGTCACCGCGCGCGGCGGCGGACTGGCCGGTGCGCAGCGCTGCCTGGTGCGTGCGGCGGACCAGCTCGCGAGCCGGTTGGCCGGGGCCGGGTTCACGGCCACGGTGCTGACCGAGCAGGAGCTGACGGCGGCGCTGGCCACCTCCTCGTGCGCGAACCCGATGGCCATCACCCAGGCCGGGCGGTCGAACAGCACCGGGCGGCGGACCGAGGAGACCTCGCGCACCTGGCGCTGCGACGACCGGCGGCACACGACGTACTGGATAGGCCGCTGGCCGCAGCTGGGCGGCGCCGGTGCGGCGGCGCTGCCGCAGTTCGTGGCACTCCTCACCTCGCTGCCCGCGCTCGCGACGAACTTCAGCCTGACGATGGCCCCGGCGGAGCGACAGGGCGTCACGTTGAGCGGACACGTACGGGTGACGGGGCGCAGCGACGAGGAACTGATCGCGGCACGCCGGGAGTTGGAGAGGACGGCGCGGGGCGTGAAGACCGGGCTGGTGCGGCTCGACCGTGAACAGGTGCCGGGGCTGCTGGCTTCGCTGCCGCTGGGAGGGACGCGATGA